In Rhodococcus rhodochrous, a single genomic region encodes these proteins:
- a CDS encoding maleylpyruvate isomerase N-terminal domain-containing protein: MADFEQDRALMIRLWRMWGSRAAELSDEQWTTETRLPGWTVRDVYVHITPDVMIEMLAAPSEDGEAKVTSAAEMLRMLNTDPAEAEPRHERMAETVRRLAADVERTAVATHFESDFPAAFDRITGLSRASVIAHPFLESVALGAFLDMAILETTIHWLDVIDAVGGPRPESMALERTRDVLAAVPDPLTFVEAASGRADPTILPVMH; this comes from the coding sequence GTGGCGGACTTCGAACAGGACCGAGCGCTGATGATCCGGCTGTGGCGCATGTGGGGTTCTCGCGCCGCCGAACTGTCCGACGAGCAGTGGACGACCGAAACTCGGCTACCGGGGTGGACGGTCCGGGACGTCTACGTGCACATCACGCCGGACGTGATGATCGAGATGCTCGCCGCGCCGTCGGAGGACGGTGAGGCGAAGGTGACCAGCGCCGCGGAGATGCTCCGGATGCTCAACACCGATCCGGCCGAGGCCGAACCGAGGCACGAGCGGATGGCCGAGACGGTGCGCCGACTGGCGGCCGATGTCGAGCGCACGGCAGTCGCGACCCACTTCGAATCCGACTTCCCCGCCGCCTTCGACCGGATCACCGGATTGAGCCGTGCGTCCGTGATCGCACACCCGTTCCTGGAGTCGGTCGCGCTCGGCGCGTTCCTCGACATGGCAATCCTGGAGACCACCATCCACTGGCTCGACGTGATCGACGCGGTCGGCGGACCACGGCCCGAGTCGATGGCCCTCGAACGGACACGGGACGTCCTCGCCGCGGTGCCCGATCCGCTCACCTTCGTCGAGGCGGCGTCGGGTCGCGCCGACCCGACGATCCTTCCCGTCATGCACTGA
- a CDS encoding DinB family protein: MTETTTTRNATPTLDQERRDLLSSLAHARHFLRFTARDLTTEQASQRTTVSALTIGGLIKHVTEVERGWADFLVVGADYMEKDFTEWTEEDFAEHDKVFQLQPGETLEGALRAYDEVAARTDELVRTLPSLDVVHELPKAPWNTEDAWSVRRALLHIVAETTQHAGHADIIRESLDGSKSMG; this comes from the coding sequence ATGACCGAGACCACCACCACCCGGAACGCCACCCCGACCCTCGACCAGGAACGCCGCGATCTGCTGTCGAGCCTCGCCCACGCGCGGCACTTCCTGCGGTTCACGGCCCGCGATCTCACCACCGAACAGGCGTCGCAACGAACGACGGTGAGCGCCTTGACGATCGGCGGTCTCATCAAGCACGTCACCGAGGTCGAGCGGGGATGGGCGGATTTCCTCGTGGTCGGAGCCGACTACATGGAGAAGGATTTCACCGAGTGGACCGAAGAGGATTTCGCCGAACACGACAAGGTCTTCCAGCTGCAGCCCGGTGAGACCCTCGAAGGAGCGCTGCGCGCCTACGACGAGGTCGCCGCCCGGACCGACGAGCTGGTACGCACGCTGCCGTCGTTGGACGTCGTCCACGAACTTCCCAAGGCACCGTGGAACACCGAGGACGCCTGGTCGGTGCGTCGCGCGCTGCTGCACATCGTCGCCGAGACGACGCAGCACGCCGGCCACGCCGACATCATCCGCGAGTCCCTCGACGGATCGAAGTCGATGGGGTGA
- a CDS encoding alkene reductase, whose amino-acid sequence MDLFTPVALGDLELANRIVMAPLTRLRGGSAGVPGDLIVEHYRQRASAGLIIAEGTYVNFESQAFVGQPGIVTDEQVAGWRRVADAVHERDGRIVLQLMHGGRVTHPDVNGGRRVVGPSAIAIDGQVHTEQGKQPYPVPHALTIDEIPSVVDDFVASARRAIDAGLDGVEVHSANGYLLHEFLSPASNVRDDQYGGSVENRIRLVVEVVKAVSEAVGAGRVGLRISPEHNIQDAVETDRDDVRAVYGALVDALQPLGLAYLSVLHKEPTGDLVQELRKRFGGKVIANSGFGSPTTRDEAVQLIDDSHADAVAVGRALIANPDLAERWRDGQPENAPRPELFYASGAEGYTDYPFLQTA is encoded by the coding sequence ATGGATCTGTTCACACCTGTCGCCCTCGGAGACCTCGAACTCGCGAACCGTATCGTCATGGCCCCGCTGACCCGCCTGCGTGGTGGTTCGGCCGGTGTACCCGGAGATCTGATCGTCGAGCACTACCGTCAGCGGGCGAGCGCCGGACTCATCATCGCCGAGGGAACCTATGTGAACTTCGAATCGCAGGCCTTCGTCGGTCAGCCCGGCATCGTCACCGACGAGCAGGTCGCCGGCTGGCGTCGCGTCGCGGATGCCGTGCACGAGCGCGACGGACGCATCGTGCTGCAGTTGATGCACGGCGGCCGCGTCACGCATCCTGACGTCAACGGTGGCCGGCGTGTCGTCGGGCCGAGCGCGATCGCGATCGACGGCCAGGTGCACACCGAGCAGGGTAAGCAGCCCTACCCCGTGCCCCACGCGCTGACCATCGACGAGATCCCCTCCGTCGTCGACGACTTCGTCGCCTCGGCCCGCCGCGCGATCGATGCCGGACTCGACGGCGTCGAGGTCCACAGCGCCAACGGCTACCTGCTGCACGAATTCCTCTCCCCCGCATCGAACGTGCGGGACGACCAGTACGGCGGTTCGGTGGAGAACCGGATCCGCCTCGTCGTCGAGGTCGTGAAGGCCGTGTCGGAGGCGGTCGGCGCCGGACGTGTCGGGCTGCGGATCTCCCCCGAACACAACATCCAGGACGCCGTCGAGACCGATCGCGACGATGTGCGTGCCGTCTACGGCGCTCTGGTCGACGCCCTGCAGCCCCTGGGCCTGGCATATCTGTCGGTCCTGCACAAGGAGCCGACCGGCGATCTGGTCCAGGAACTCCGGAAGCGTTTCGGCGGCAAGGTGATCGCCAACAGCGGCTTCGGCTCGCCGACCACCCGCGACGAGGCCGTGCAGCTGATCGACGATTCGCACGCCGACGCCGTGGCCGTCGGCCGCGCGCTGATCGCCAATCCCGACCTGGCCGAGCGCTGGCGGGACGGGCAGCCGGAGAACGCACCGCGTCCGGAGCTGTTCTACGCGTCCGGAGCCGAGGGCTACACCGACTACCCGTTCCTGCAGACCGCCTGA
- a CDS encoding helix-turn-helix transcriptional regulator: MLETAAHDAIALGDAPLAERFARAAFDATGTFSAADLLARALVWLGGISEVESVLASFDPRTLDESELVRWGATRISNLFWGMGNAAEAQQVLATLRELVTRPHLGSVVDAIDCGCAVYEGRPRDALTLAHRVLATETALPWAVEWAFFGGGLALAVMGRGHEVPAMAARCAAVADQVDGLLRYPAGLGEVLALLLTGSLDEAERRAETYRESAVRGPADVHGTVTSIGQYLAWGLANILLGVVDTARGRFVHAVHRLEQAVAALQVDDRAATVSWNVPAYLALTHGYAVLGRVNDADAALAQATSRSGRHVAVFEPQLRIAEAWLAAARGETTNAITSAREAAQISARHDQFAVEAIALHTATRFGDRTTAERLSALTEQCDGRLVAAMAAHATASAEADGRGLTATAETFEALGALADAADAHALAAIAYRDHGDTRRSVEAAAAAAALAVRCDHASSPALDEAARPLPLTSREREIAAMVTAGLSNRQIADRLVVSVRTVEGHIYRACTKLDVSDRTELAELMRDTGRR; this comes from the coding sequence TTGCTCGAGACCGCGGCCCACGATGCGATCGCCCTGGGCGACGCACCGCTCGCCGAACGTTTCGCACGCGCGGCGTTCGATGCCACGGGGACGTTCTCGGCCGCGGATCTCCTCGCCCGCGCACTGGTGTGGCTGGGTGGAATCAGTGAGGTGGAGTCCGTGCTCGCCTCGTTCGATCCCCGCACCCTCGACGAGAGCGAGCTCGTGCGATGGGGCGCGACCCGCATCTCCAATCTGTTCTGGGGGATGGGTAACGCCGCCGAGGCCCAGCAGGTGCTCGCGACCCTCCGCGAATTGGTGACGCGGCCCCATCTGGGGTCGGTGGTCGACGCGATCGACTGCGGATGCGCGGTGTACGAAGGGCGTCCCCGCGATGCACTCACCCTCGCCCATCGCGTCCTCGCCACCGAAACCGCGCTTCCCTGGGCCGTCGAGTGGGCGTTCTTCGGCGGCGGACTGGCCCTCGCGGTGATGGGACGTGGTCACGAGGTCCCAGCCATGGCGGCGCGCTGCGCAGCGGTCGCCGATCAGGTCGACGGCCTGCTGCGTTATCCCGCCGGACTGGGCGAGGTCCTCGCCCTGCTCCTCACCGGGAGCCTCGACGAGGCCGAGCGTCGGGCCGAGACCTATCGGGAAAGCGCAGTGCGCGGTCCCGCCGACGTCCACGGGACCGTCACGTCCATAGGCCAGTATCTCGCGTGGGGCCTGGCGAACATCCTGCTCGGCGTCGTCGACACCGCGCGCGGGCGGTTCGTGCACGCCGTGCACCGCCTCGAACAGGCCGTCGCCGCGCTCCAGGTGGACGACCGGGCTGCCACCGTCTCCTGGAACGTGCCGGCGTACCTCGCCCTCACACACGGCTACGCCGTACTCGGGCGTGTCAACGACGCGGATGCCGCTCTGGCCCAGGCGACCTCGCGCAGCGGCCGGCACGTCGCCGTCTTCGAGCCGCAACTCCGGATCGCAGAGGCATGGCTCGCCGCGGCGCGCGGCGAGACCACGAACGCGATCACCTCGGCCCGGGAGGCGGCGCAGATCTCGGCACGACACGATCAGTTCGCCGTCGAGGCGATCGCCTTGCACACCGCCACCCGGTTCGGGGATCGCACCACCGCGGAACGACTCTCGGCACTGACCGAGCAGTGCGACGGACGTCTCGTCGCCGCCATGGCCGCCCACGCCACTGCTTCCGCGGAGGCGGACGGCCGGGGACTGACCGCGACCGCGGAAACCTTCGAGGCGCTCGGGGCCCTCGCCGACGCGGCCGATGCCCACGCCCTCGCCGCCATCGCCTACCGCGACCACGGCGACACCCGACGATCCGTCGAAGCCGCCGCCGCGGCCGCGGCCCTGGCTGTGCGATGCGATCACGCCTCGTCGCCGGCGCTGGACGAGGCGGCTCGCCCGCTCCCCCTGACCAGCCGGGAACGGGAGATCGCCGCCATGGTCACCGCCGGGCTGTCCAACCGGCAGATCGCCGACCGGCTCGTGGTGTCGGTCCGCACCGTCGAGGGGCACATCTACCGGGCGTGCACCAAACTCGACGTCTCCGACCGCACGGAGCTCGCCGAGTTGATGCGCGACACCGGCCGGCGCTAG
- a CDS encoding crotonase/enoyl-CoA hydratase family protein — translation MSEQRVRIEIDEFGVATVTLDRAEKHNALDPAMFDAIVDATEQLATDRTVRAVVLHGAGKSFCSGLDITGLGNRDGSGPRDLLARADGHIANQAQRVAYGWSRVPAPVIAAITGNCFGGGLQIALGADIRFATPDARLSIMEVKWGLVPDMGITQSLPRLVGLDVAKELTFTGRILTGTEADALGLVTHVSDDPLAAAQELAHEIAGKSPHAVQAAKRLYEETWTGSDPESALMLESTLQVELMGSPNQIEAVTAGMTERAPAFADPD, via the coding sequence ATGAGCGAGCAGAGAGTGCGGATCGAGATCGACGAGTTCGGTGTCGCAACCGTGACCTTGGACCGCGCCGAGAAGCACAACGCGCTCGACCCGGCGATGTTCGATGCGATCGTCGATGCCACCGAGCAGCTCGCGACCGACCGCACGGTACGCGCCGTCGTGCTCCACGGCGCCGGCAAGAGCTTCTGCTCCGGCCTCGACATCACCGGTCTCGGTAACCGCGACGGCAGTGGCCCGCGGGATCTGCTCGCCCGCGCGGACGGGCACATCGCCAATCAGGCCCAACGTGTGGCCTACGGTTGGTCCCGCGTCCCGGCCCCGGTGATCGCCGCGATCACCGGCAACTGCTTCGGCGGCGGCCTGCAGATCGCGCTCGGCGCCGACATCCGCTTCGCGACGCCCGACGCGCGGCTGTCGATCATGGAGGTCAAGTGGGGCCTCGTCCCCGACATGGGCATCACCCAGAGCCTGCCGCGACTCGTGGGCCTCGATGTGGCGAAGGAACTCACCTTCACGGGGCGCATCCTCACGGGCACCGAGGCCGACGCACTCGGTCTCGTCACCCATGTCTCGGACGACCCGCTCGCCGCGGCGCAGGAACTGGCCCACGAGATCGCCGGCAAGTCGCCGCACGCCGTGCAGGCGGCCAAGCGCCTGTACGAGGAGACGTGGACCGGCTCCGATCCGGAGTCCGCGCTGATGCTCGAGAGCACGCTGCAGGTCGAGCTGATGGGGTCGCCCAATCAGATCGAGGCGGTCACGGCGGGGATGACCGAGCGTGCTCCTGCCTTCGCCGATCCCGACTGA
- the mqo gene encoding malate dehydrogenase (quinone) — protein MMVNRKHSADGPRHGDHEYDTVLIGGGIMSATLGALLTRLEPDRSILVLERLDEVAAESSAPWNNAGTGHAGLCELNYMPDPEDSTRAEEIGRQFRISRQFWESLDEPDETTFVNATPHMNVVFGERDVDYLRRRRATLQRSPLFSAMEYSENPDTIARWAPLVMAGRSGSEPVAATRYEAGTDVDFGALTHRLLSDARRRGVELRTGHEVTRLRRTTDGRWTVSGRTTTGRFSVRSRFVFVGAGGYALKLLQKARIPEVRGFAVFPIGAQFLRTGNPDVVSQHAAKVYSQADVGAPPMSVPHLDKRVVDGREWLMFGPYATFSTRLLKHGRLTDLFTTLRLHNIAPLVAVGLHNLSLVRYLLGQLLASRVRKFRQLQRFCPEARECDWELIDAGQRAQLVKLDRRRIGVLTFGTEVVASADGSIAGLLGASPGASIAPSAMVELLSTCFPDDVARWRPVLERMMPDLSRETETTSRAEPVLARATAAARNGSAREDPSAS, from the coding sequence ATGATGGTGAATCGGAAGCACTCTGCCGACGGACCACGGCACGGCGACCACGAGTACGACACCGTCCTGATCGGCGGCGGCATCATGTCGGCAACACTGGGTGCACTGCTGACTCGGCTCGAACCCGATCGGTCGATCCTCGTCCTGGAACGACTCGACGAGGTCGCGGCCGAGAGCAGCGCCCCGTGGAACAACGCCGGCACCGGCCACGCCGGCCTCTGCGAACTGAACTACATGCCCGATCCTGAGGATTCGACCCGGGCCGAGGAGATCGGCCGACAGTTCCGGATCTCACGGCAGTTCTGGGAGTCCCTCGACGAGCCGGACGAGACGACGTTCGTGAACGCGACACCGCACATGAACGTCGTCTTCGGCGAACGCGATGTGGACTATCTACGTCGGCGGCGTGCCACCCTGCAACGCTCGCCGCTGTTCTCCGCCATGGAGTACAGCGAGAACCCCGACACGATCGCCCGATGGGCACCGCTGGTGATGGCAGGTCGCTCGGGGTCCGAACCGGTCGCCGCCACGCGCTACGAGGCAGGCACCGACGTCGACTTCGGTGCCCTGACCCACCGACTGCTGTCGGACGCGCGTCGTCGTGGCGTCGAGCTTCGTACCGGGCACGAGGTCACACGACTGCGCCGCACCACCGACGGGAGGTGGACGGTCTCGGGACGCACGACGACGGGACGGTTTTCGGTCCGATCCCGGTTCGTGTTCGTCGGCGCCGGCGGGTACGCCCTGAAACTCTTGCAGAAGGCCCGGATCCCGGAGGTGCGAGGTTTTGCCGTCTTTCCCATCGGCGCGCAGTTCCTCCGCACCGGTAATCCCGACGTGGTGTCCCAGCATGCGGCGAAGGTCTACAGCCAGGCCGACGTGGGCGCACCACCGATGTCCGTGCCGCATCTCGACAAGCGGGTCGTCGATGGCCGTGAGTGGTTGATGTTCGGCCCGTACGCCACGTTCAGCACCAGGTTGCTCAAACACGGCCGGCTCACCGATCTGTTCACCACCCTGCGCCTGCACAACATCGCCCCGTTGGTGGCGGTGGGCCTGCATAATCTGTCGCTGGTGCGCTATCTCCTCGGCCAGCTGCTCGCGTCCCGTGTCCGGAAATTCCGGCAGCTGCAGCGATTCTGTCCCGAGGCACGGGAGTGCGACTGGGAGTTGATCGACGCGGGGCAACGAGCCCAGCTCGTCAAACTCGATCGTCGCAGGATCGGGGTCCTGACCTTCGGCACCGAGGTCGTGGCGAGCGCGGACGGCAGCATCGCCGGGTTGCTCGGGGCGTCGCCCGGCGCCTCGATCGCTCCATCGGCGATGGTCGAGCTGCTGAGCACGTGTTTCCCGGATGACGTGGCGCGGTGGCGACCGGTGCTCGAACGGATGATGCCCGACCTGTCTCGGGAGACCGAAACGACCTCGCGCGCCGAACCGGTCCTCGCCCGCGCTACAGCAGCGGCGAGAAACGGTTCGGCGCGCGAGGATCCGAGCGCCTCGTAG
- a CDS encoding helix-turn-helix transcriptional regulator: MSDTSSRTLRLLSLLQTHRYWLGAELADRMGVSLRTLRRDIERLRDLGYPVRSDRGVGGGYQLAPGASLPPLALDDDEAVALAVGLLTAAQTSITGIAEISVRALAKVIQVMPPRLRRQVEALDAATVSADIPWATRATDSQQLVTVARACRDDERIVFEYTAADGTTTSRRVEPRQLVSLGRRWYLVGYDLDRGDWRSFRLDRMAETTATGMRFRQRELPGGNAAAFVERGIRSRSQVKVSAELEAPEHEVRRRIGQWAEVIAIDSERCRIEVDADSMDWAVFAVGMSGGRLLGASPPEFVEHLENWSNRLVTAVEHSE; this comes from the coding sequence ATGTCCGACACGAGCTCCCGCACCCTGCGGCTTCTGTCGCTGTTGCAGACCCACCGCTACTGGCTCGGCGCCGAACTCGCCGACCGGATGGGCGTCTCGCTGCGCACCCTCCGCCGCGACATCGAACGGCTCCGCGATCTCGGATATCCGGTGCGGTCCGATCGTGGGGTCGGCGGCGGGTACCAGCTCGCGCCGGGCGCATCGTTGCCACCACTGGCTCTCGACGACGACGAAGCGGTCGCGCTCGCCGTCGGCCTACTCACCGCGGCCCAGACCTCGATCACCGGGATCGCCGAGATCTCCGTGCGGGCGCTGGCCAAGGTCATCCAGGTGATGCCACCGCGGCTGCGACGCCAGGTGGAGGCGCTCGATGCAGCGACGGTCTCCGCCGACATCCCCTGGGCGACCCGCGCGACCGATTCACAGCAACTCGTCACCGTCGCGCGCGCGTGCCGCGACGATGAACGCATCGTCTTCGAGTACACCGCGGCCGACGGCACCACGACGAGCCGGCGCGTCGAACCTCGGCAGCTCGTCTCCCTCGGGCGACGCTGGTATCTCGTCGGCTACGACCTCGACCGTGGTGACTGGCGCAGCTTCCGGCTCGACCGCATGGCCGAGACCACCGCCACCGGGATGCGATTCCGGCAGCGCGAGCTGCCCGGCGGCAATGCCGCGGCCTTCGTCGAACGCGGCATCCGCAGCCGCTCCCAGGTGAAGGTCAGTGCGGAACTCGAGGCGCCGGAGCACGAGGTGCGGCGCCGGATCGGTCAGTGGGCCGAGGTGATCGCGATCGACTCCGAACGGTGCCGGATCGAGGTGGACGCCGACAGCATGGACTGGGCGGTCTTCGCCGTGGGCATGTCCGGAGGACGGCTGCTCGGTGCGTCGCCACCGGAGTTCGTCGAGCACCTGGAGAACTGGTCGAATCGGCTGGTCACCGCCGTCGAACACTCGGAGTGA
- a CDS encoding zinc-ribbon domain-containing protein, whose product MFLLFGFGTKRQNLGPGQNRTCPRCHNTTQWLRIRESKQFTLFFVPVARWGRRQLEQCGICGTAVEI is encoded by the coding sequence ATGTTCCTTCTCTTCGGCTTCGGCACCAAGCGACAGAACCTCGGTCCGGGGCAGAACCGGACGTGTCCGCGCTGCCACAACACGACGCAGTGGCTCCGGATCCGGGAGTCCAAGCAGTTCACGCTGTTCTTCGTGCCGGTCGCGCGGTGGGGCCGCCGACAGTTGGAGCAGTGCGGGATCTGCGGGACCGCCGTGGAGATCTGA
- a CDS encoding DUF6191 domain-containing protein, whose protein sequence is MGALLVAVTVIAVFVVIDRVGLWAERRGWVYWRKRRNGRGGDAGGSVLGVMDELFSPGRRHTIEEIASKKNGRIDIAVGDDEWVDLDSGRVRLSTTRPPSAVREERRDDSEAGEPHA, encoded by the coding sequence GTGGGAGCTCTGCTGGTCGCGGTGACCGTGATCGCCGTCTTCGTCGTGATCGACCGGGTAGGACTGTGGGCCGAACGGCGAGGGTGGGTGTACTGGCGCAAGCGCCGGAACGGTCGGGGAGGTGACGCCGGAGGCAGCGTCCTCGGGGTGATGGACGAACTCTTCTCGCCCGGTCGGAGACACACGATCGAGGAGATCGCGAGCAAGAAGAACGGCCGGATCGACATCGCCGTCGGGGACGACGAATGGGTCGATCTCGACAGCGGCCGGGTGCGTCTGTCGACGACCCGGCCACCGTCCGCCGTGCGCGAGGAGCGACGCGACGATTCAGAGGCGGGAGAGCCTCACGCGTAG
- a CDS encoding aldehyde dehydrogenase family protein gives MTATDLGSTATFAGQPVASQFIDGQWREGRSDRVLTDTNPFDDSVVATIRLASAEDVDAAYTSARAAQAEWAATGPADRAAVLRRAAQILEQRRAEIIDWLVAESGSTRIKADTEVSLAIGITQEAASFPSRVHGSIFDSNTPNREMRVYRKPIGVVGVISPWNFPLHLSQRSVAPALALGNAVVIKPASDTPVTGGLLIARIFEEAGLPAGVLSVVIGSGSEIGDAFVEHPVPRLISFTGSTPVGKQVGAVATGGEHLKKVALELGGNAPLVVLDDADLDAAVEAAVTGSFLHSGQICMAVNRIIVQAPVYDDFVERFTRAAQTVPYGDPSADGTLVGPVVNDSQLKGLEEKIEQARHAGARVALGGKIDGRVVPPHVFVDVTPDMEIAREEIFGPMVAVLRADDEAHALELANDHEFGLSSAVFTQNLDRGLQFAHRVEAGMTFINEMTVQDEAHVAFGGERNSGLGRFNGEWAIEEFTTDHTIGVTRLV, from the coding sequence ATGACAGCAACAGATCTCGGTTCCACCGCCACGTTCGCCGGGCAGCCGGTCGCTTCCCAGTTCATCGATGGGCAGTGGCGCGAGGGACGCTCCGACCGCGTCCTGACCGACACCAACCCGTTCGACGACAGCGTGGTTGCCACGATCCGCCTCGCCTCCGCCGAGGACGTCGACGCCGCCTACACCTCCGCCCGGGCAGCACAGGCCGAGTGGGCCGCGACTGGTCCCGCCGACCGCGCCGCGGTCCTGCGTCGCGCCGCGCAGATCCTCGAACAACGCCGAGCCGAGATCATCGACTGGCTGGTCGCCGAGTCCGGCTCGACGCGGATCAAGGCCGATACCGAAGTCTCCCTGGCCATCGGCATCACTCAGGAGGCGGCGTCGTTCCCGTCCCGGGTCCACGGATCGATCTTCGATTCGAACACCCCGAACCGTGAGATGCGGGTGTACCGCAAGCCCATCGGAGTGGTCGGGGTGATCAGCCCGTGGAATTTCCCGCTGCACCTGTCGCAGCGATCGGTGGCACCGGCATTGGCGTTGGGCAATGCCGTGGTGATCAAGCCGGCCTCGGACACTCCGGTGACGGGCGGCCTGTTGATCGCCCGGATCTTCGAGGAAGCAGGCCTACCGGCGGGAGTGTTGTCGGTGGTGATCGGCTCCGGTTCGGAGATCGGCGACGCTTTCGTCGAGCATCCCGTCCCGCGGTTGATCTCCTTCACCGGCTCGACACCGGTCGGCAAGCAGGTCGGTGCGGTCGCCACCGGCGGTGAGCACCTCAAGAAGGTGGCACTCGAATTGGGCGGCAACGCACCCCTGGTGGTCCTCGACGACGCCGATCTCGACGCGGCCGTCGAGGCAGCGGTGACCGGGTCGTTCCTGCATTCCGGACAGATCTGCATGGCCGTGAACCGCATCATCGTGCAGGCGCCGGTGTACGACGATTTCGTCGAACGGTTCACCCGAGCCGCGCAGACCGTGCCCTACGGCGATCCCTCCGCAGACGGCACTTTGGTCGGGCCCGTCGTCAACGATTCGCAGTTGAAGGGCCTCGAGGAGAAGATCGAGCAGGCCCGGCACGCCGGAGCACGCGTTGCACTCGGCGGGAAGATCGACGGCCGGGTCGTGCCTCCGCACGTGTTCGTCGACGTCACACCCGACATGGAGATCGCCCGCGAGGAGATCTTCGGCCCGATGGTCGCGGTCCTACGCGCCGATGACGAAGCACACGCCCTCGAACTGGCCAACGACCACGAATTCGGTCTGTCCAGCGCGGTCTTCACGCAGAACCTCGACCGCGGACTGCAATTCGCGCATCGGGTCGAGGCAGGCATGACGTTCATCAACGAGATGACCGTTCAGGACGAGGCGCACGTGGCATTCGGTGGCGAACGCAACTCCGGTCTCGGACGATTCAACGGCGAGTGGGCGATCGAGGAGTTCACCACCGATCACACCATCGGCGTGACGCGGCTGGTGTAG
- the gvpJ gene encoding gas vesicle protein GvpJ: MARPNSSGLADVIDTILDKGLVIDAFVRVSLVGIEIVTIDARIVVASVDTYLRFAQAVDRLEISQTQPKGVPEIVGDVSGKAVESAAKYKTHSALDSAAEKVLGFFDDVAEKRQEAPRRKRKQR, from the coding sequence ATGGCCCGACCGAATTCGTCCGGATTGGCGGACGTCATCGACACCATCCTGGACAAGGGTCTCGTCATCGACGCGTTCGTACGCGTCTCTCTCGTCGGCATCGAGATCGTGACCATCGACGCCCGCATCGTGGTCGCAAGCGTCGATACCTACCTGCGGTTCGCCCAGGCCGTCGACAGACTCGAGATCTCGCAGACCCAGCCGAAAGGTGTGCCCGAGATCGTCGGCGACGTCAGCGGCAAGGCCGTGGAGAGCGCTGCCAAGTACAAGACCCACAGCGCCCTCGACTCCGCGGCCGAGAAGGTGCTCGGGTTCTTCGACGACGTGGCGGAGAAGCGACAGGAAGCTCCGCGACGCAAGAGGAAGCAGCGATGA
- a CDS encoding LysR substrate-binding domain-containing protein, whose protein sequence is MDWYVTPETATIAPLLVAFDAAAREGHITRAADLLDVPQSSVSRRIRALEKAVGVALFQQSGRGVVLTSAGRELHERTRHLVRELDGAITTVREHADPDHGVVRFGFPLTLGPVSIPSLLAEFHRLAPGVRLHLVQAHGEALADMVRDGRLDLAVIIPPPEDLPVTVLAQQRLLLHLPSSHRLAGRARLDLRDLADDHFIANPPDYHIRRELESVCAEAGFEPYIAFEISEFETIRALVAQGLGVALLPRSETPVPGIVTVPVVGIANRTIGLTTGTRTPSPAVARLHAHIAGHADRFDDRRLDS, encoded by the coding sequence GTGGATTGGTATGTGACGCCCGAGACCGCAACGATCGCCCCACTGCTCGTCGCCTTCGACGCCGCAGCGCGCGAAGGCCACATCACGCGCGCGGCGGATCTGCTCGACGTGCCCCAGTCCTCGGTCAGTCGCCGCATCCGGGCACTCGAGAAAGCAGTGGGTGTGGCGTTGTTCCAGCAATCCGGACGAGGGGTCGTGTTGACGTCGGCCGGGCGGGAGTTGCACGAACGCACCCGGCATCTGGTCCGGGAACTCGACGGTGCGATCACCACGGTGCGTGAGCACGCCGATCCCGATCACGGCGTCGTCCGCTTCGGGTTCCCGCTCACCCTCGGGCCGGTGAGCATCCCGTCACTGCTGGCCGAATTCCACCGTCTCGCCCCCGGTGTCCGGTTGCACCTGGTCCAGGCGCACGGCGAAGCGCTCGCCGACATGGTTCGCGACGGACGACTCGACCTCGCCGTCATCATTCCTCCACCGGAGGATCTGCCGGTCACCGTGCTCGCCCAGCAGCGGCTGTTGCTCCACCTCCCGAGCAGCCATCGACTCGCCGGCCGCGCCCGCCTCGACCTGCGCGACCTCGCGGACGATCACTTCATCGCCAACCCTCCCGACTACCACATCCGGAGAGAACTCGAATCTGTTTGCGCTGAAGCAGGATTCGAACCGTACATCGCGTTCGAGATCAGCGAGTTCGAAACGATCCGGGCACTGGTCGCCCAGGGCCTCGGGGTTGCACTGTTGCCTCGCTCGGAAACTCCGGTCCCCGGAATCGTCACCGTCCCGGTCGTCGGCATCGCGAATCGCACCATCGGATTGACGACGGGGACGAGGACGCCTTCACCGGCGGTCGCGCGACTGCACGCTCACATCGCCGGACACGCCGACAGATTCGACGATCGCCGGCTCGATTCGTAG